In the Staphylococcus sp. IVB6240 genome, one interval contains:
- a CDS encoding GNAT family N-acetyltransferase, translating to MNVTMGHIYTDGLLVKEDDRVKYYRTPDRPLKFDANKWCYKKMPDLLTFKNDIIQQGEAHQAQGSTHLNFDFPQDIKPSIDMLQYLRAEGFSLGCVELYMIEAAQLRKLAQEPIRLERMTTEESVDDYFSVFTPLSIEYGEAYIEECRRHMKDILSDISHPIHYYIAYETNKPIGIINVIQSEHFVEIDGFAVLTEYRYKGIGSRIQAAVGGMAGEKPVILVADAEDTAKDMYVKQGYTYMGFQYSALKE from the coding sequence ATGAATGTCACAATGGGGCACATATATACAGATGGTTTATTAGTCAAAGAAGATGACAGAGTGAAGTATTATCGAACACCAGATAGGCCGCTTAAATTTGATGCTAATAAGTGGTGCTATAAGAAAATGCCAGATTTATTAACTTTTAAAAATGATATAATTCAGCAAGGTGAGGCACATCAAGCACAGGGATCCACACATCTCAACTTTGACTTTCCTCAAGATATTAAACCATCCATAGATATGTTGCAGTATTTACGTGCAGAAGGTTTTTCATTAGGGTGTGTCGAGCTTTATATGATTGAAGCGGCACAGTTAAGAAAGTTAGCACAGGAACCAATTCGCTTAGAACGTATGACTACTGAAGAAAGCGTAGATGATTATTTTTCTGTTTTCACACCTTTAAGTATCGAGTATGGCGAAGCGTATATTGAAGAATGTCGTCGCCATATGAAAGATATTTTGTCAGATATATCGCATCCAATCCATTATTATATTGCTTATGAAACGAATAAGCCGATTGGTATTATCAATGTGATACAGAGTGAACACTTTGTAGAAATTGATGGTTTTGCAGTTCTAACAGAATATCGCTATAAAGGTATTGGTTCTCGTATACAGGCAGCAGTAGGAGGAATGGCAGGAGAAAAACCAGTAATACTCGTGGCAGATGCTGAAGACACAGCAAAAGATATGTATGTAAAGCAAGGCTATACATATATGGGATTTCAATATTCCGCACTTAAAGAATAA
- a CDS encoding biotin transporter BioY — protein sequence MNTKYLVYAALMTAIIAVMGLVPAIPLPFIPVPIVLQNVGVFLAGIILGRKYGVLSVIVFLLLVMAGAPLLSGGRGGFGVFLGPSAGYLGMYVIVAFLIGWARDHHYDKLNFGRTLAIIVIYGVILLDAVGGIVMALIIHMPIDKALLLSLTFIPGDLIKAVIASLIAVALYRNPVTARIMRQLSA from the coding sequence TTGAATACAAAATATTTAGTTTACGCAGCCTTAATGACAGCCATCATTGCAGTAATGGGGCTTGTTCCAGCGATTCCATTGCCGTTTATCCCTGTACCAATTGTGTTACAAAATGTGGGTGTCTTTTTAGCAGGAATTATACTCGGACGTAAGTATGGCGTATTAAGTGTTATTGTCTTTTTATTACTTGTGATGGCTGGCGCGCCTTTATTATCAGGAGGACGTGGTGGTTTTGGTGTATTTTTAGGACCATCAGCAGGCTATCTAGGCATGTATGTTATTGTTGCATTTTTAATCGGATGGGCGCGTGATCACCACTATGATAAACTAAACTTTGGACGCACACTTGCTATCATCGTGATATATGGTGTGATTCTCCTTGATGCAGTAGGTGGAATTGTGATGGCGCTCATCATTCATATGCCAATTGACAAAGCATTATTACTGTCATTGACGTTTATTCCTGGTGATTTAATTAAGGCAGTGATTGCAAGTTTGATTGCAGTTGCATTATATCGTAATCCAGTGACAGCGCGTATCATGAGACAACTATCTGCATAA
- a CDS encoding ROK family protein, protein MTNIAFDIGGTYIKSAIVAKDGSLSHYQKVRTPVNQDDAIIKEVKKQLEAFKHQHQLENIRVGISTAGAVNREQRKIAYANPNILDYTGTDFEAHLSPYVEELHVYNDVDAALLGERTVRSDDIESMFCLTLGTGIGGSYYHKAFGLMTGARHRPNQIGNLLYDPETDTNYEQRASTNGLKRQLTDNGYPYLPIPDWFEMASAGDASAQNELKQWAAEVARGIAEIQIMYDPQEIIIGGGISAQGDRLLNLIVPQVKKYLPKDYGHAEISVAQLQNNAALLGAVSQL, encoded by the coding sequence ATGACGAACATCGCATTTGATATCGGTGGAACTTACATTAAATCAGCTATTGTAGCAAAGGACGGTTCGCTTTCTCACTATCAAAAAGTACGTACGCCAGTAAATCAGGATGATGCGATTATAAAAGAAGTAAAAAAACAATTAGAGGCATTTAAGCACCAACATCAATTGGAAAATATTCGAGTAGGCATTTCAACAGCAGGTGCTGTAAACCGTGAACAACGTAAAATCGCATATGCTAATCCCAATATTTTAGATTATACAGGTACGGATTTTGAAGCGCACTTATCACCTTATGTAGAGGAACTACATGTCTATAATGATGTAGATGCAGCATTACTCGGTGAACGAACAGTACGCTCAGATGATATAGAGAGCATGTTTTGTTTAACCTTAGGCACAGGGATTGGTGGAAGTTACTATCATAAAGCATTTGGATTAATGACAGGGGCACGTCATCGACCAAATCAAATTGGGAATTTACTTTATGATCCTGAAACAGATACCAACTATGAGCAACGTGCGTCAACAAACGGCTTAAAGCGGCAGTTAACTGATAATGGGTATCCGTATCTCCCTATTCCAGATTGGTTTGAAATGGCGAGTGCTGGTGATGCAAGTGCACAAAATGAGTTAAAGCAGTGGGCTGCAGAAGTCGCGCGTGGTATTGCAGAAATTCAAATTATGTATGATCCCCAAGAGATTATTATTGGTGGTGGTATTTCTGCACAAGGAGATCGATTACTAAATCTGATTGTGCCACAAGTAAAGAAATATTTGCCAAAAGATTATGGGCACGCTGAAATCAGTGTAGCGCAATTACAAAATAATGCCGCACTATTAGGTGCAGTTTCTCAATTGTAA
- a CDS encoding GntR family transcriptional regulator codes for MGKVESIDKITSRQSLKQIVVEKIKDYIIKENLQVGDKLPTERRLAEDYQVSRSVIREALSYLENTGVTESVQGRGTLVKEQDIRPLIEGFLFSFQVSQGNLKDLMMLRLTFELAAIDVIEREQASIEGIAQTLIDDVEQFDSEADRAFHAQILMAVDSELFKQMSAVVHAYFYRTPIETSEAQNLKSMLEHQQIYEALEMKDYLKAKALLTDHLMKGAEYYDEHRI; via the coding sequence ATGGGTAAAGTGGAATCTATCGATAAGATAACGTCACGTCAGAGTTTGAAACAAATTGTAGTTGAAAAAATTAAAGATTATATTATTAAGGAAAATTTGCAAGTAGGGGATAAGTTGCCTACTGAACGTCGACTTGCTGAAGATTATCAAGTGAGTCGCTCTGTCATTAGAGAGGCATTAAGTTATCTTGAAAATACAGGTGTGACAGAAAGTGTACAAGGTCGTGGAACATTAGTTAAAGAACAAGATATTCGACCATTAATAGAAGGGTTTTTGTTTAGTTTTCAAGTGTCACAAGGGAATTTAAAAGACTTGATGATGTTGCGTCTTACATTTGAACTTGCTGCGATAGACGTGATTGAAAGAGAACAAGCATCTATTGAAGGTATTGCACAAACATTGATTGATGATGTTGAACAATTTGATAGTGAAGCTGATCGAGCATTTCATGCACAAATATTAATGGCAGTCGATTCAGAACTGTTTAAGCAAATGAGTGCCGTTGTACATGCTTATTTTTATCGTACACCGATTGAAACATCAGAGGCACAAAATTTAAAAAGTATGCTGGAACATCAACAAATATATGAAGCATTAGAAATGAAAGATTACCTTAAAGCGAAAGCATTACTGACAGATCATCTTATGAAAGGGGCAGAATACTATGACGAACATCGCATTTGA
- a CDS encoding N-acetylneuraminate lyase yields the protein MNNELKGLYAALLVPFDEAGQLKEAGLRQIVRNAIDVQKLDGLYVNGSSGENFLMNTEQKKEVFRIAKDEAKDAIRLIAQVGSLDLNEAIELGKYATELGYDALSAVTPFYYPFTFEEIRDYYFKIIEATQNNMIIYSIPGLTGVNISIQQFESLFENEHIIGVKYTAPDFYLLERLRKAFPDKLIFSGFDEMLVQAAISGVDGAIGSTYNINGVRARETFEAAQNGDVARAYELQHETNDIIESVIAMGLYPTLKAFLSEKGIDTGLPKAPFHPFDEKHRPVLKDLIAKYNL from the coding sequence GTGAATAATGAATTAAAAGGTTTATATGCAGCATTACTCGTACCATTTGATGAAGCTGGACAATTGAAAGAAGCTGGACTCCGCCAAATCGTTAGAAATGCAATTGATGTTCAAAAATTAGATGGTTTATACGTTAACGGAAGTTCTGGAGAAAACTTCTTAATGAATACAGAACAAAAGAAAGAAGTTTTCCGAATCGCAAAAGATGAGGCAAAAGATGCGATTCGCCTTATTGCACAAGTCGGTTCATTAGATCTAAATGAAGCAATTGAACTTGGTAAATATGCAACAGAGTTAGGTTATGATGCACTCTCTGCTGTCACACCGTTCTATTATCCATTTACATTTGAAGAAATTCGTGATTATTACTTCAAAATTATCGAAGCAACACAAAACAATATGATCATTTATTCTATTCCAGGCCTTACTGGTGTGAATATTTCAATTCAGCAATTTGAATCTTTATTCGAAAATGAACATATCATCGGTGTAAAATACACAGCACCTGACTTCTATTTATTAGAACGTTTACGCAAAGCATTCCCTGACAAACTTATCTTCTCAGGATTTGATGAAATGCTTGTACAAGCTGCTATTTCCGGGGTTGATGGTGCGATTGGTTCAACGTACAACATCAATGGTGTGCGCGCTCGTGAAACATTTGAAGCTGCGCAAAACGGCGATGTGGCACGCGCATACGAACTACAACATGAAACAAACGATATTATTGAATCAGTGATCGCAATGGGACTTTATCCAACACTTAAAGCATTTTTATCTGAAAAAGGAATTGATACAGGCTTACCGAAAGCACCATTCCACCCATTTGATGAAAAACATCGTCCAGTCCTTAAAGATTTAATTGCTAAATACAATCTATAA
- a CDS encoding sodium:solute symporter, which translates to METIGFGFWNWVALVLYLLLILCIGAFFTKRAGKDTDSFFTASGRLPAWVVGFSIYATTLSAITFMSTPEKSFLTDWSYIAGNVAIVAIIPLLIYFYIPFFKKLRVTSAYEYLEARFNPAVRVIGSLLFVLFHLGRIAIVIYLPTLAITSVSDINPYVVASLVGLLCILYTFLGGFEGVVWSDFIQGIILLGGALVIIIIGITHIDGGFSSVISDAVENKKLISMDNWKMNATAAAIPIIFLGSIFNNLQQYTASQDVVQRYQASESLKETSQSIWTNGLLAIISAPLFYGMGTVLYVFYAQHQTLPENFNTSSIVPYFILTEMPPFVAGLLIAAIFAAAQSTISSSLNSIAACLSVDIKQRFFGKKSKKAEVRFARFATVAVGLIGMLISLYLIAADSNDVWDLFLLITGLFGVPIAGIFAVGIFTKRTHGVGVIIGIIVAVIASYFLQGIGGAGSPFYVSILAFVIAFVVAYVASLIIPQPKKDISGLTIFDKHGEVTYRSKQH; encoded by the coding sequence TTGGAAACAATTGGTTTTGGTTTTTGGAACTGGGTTGCGCTAGTTCTCTACTTATTACTTATATTATGTATTGGTGCGTTCTTTACAAAGCGTGCCGGTAAAGATACAGACAGCTTCTTTACAGCGAGTGGTCGTTTGCCAGCTTGGGTTGTCGGTTTCTCTATTTATGCTACAACATTAAGTGCGATTACATTTATGTCCACACCAGAGAAATCATTCCTAACAGATTGGTCTTATATTGCGGGTAATGTGGCAATTGTCGCGATTATTCCTTTACTCATTTATTTCTACATTCCATTCTTTAAAAAGTTACGTGTAACATCAGCGTATGAATATTTAGAAGCACGTTTTAATCCTGCCGTTCGTGTGATTGGTTCTTTACTTTTCGTCCTTTTCCATTTAGGACGTATTGCGATTGTTATTTACTTACCAACACTTGCGATTACATCTGTATCAGATATTAATCCATATGTTGTTGCAAGCTTAGTAGGTCTCTTATGTATTCTTTATACATTCCTTGGTGGTTTTGAAGGGGTTGTATGGAGTGACTTTATCCAAGGTATCATCTTATTAGGTGGTGCACTTGTTATTATCATCATTGGTATTACACATATTGACGGTGGATTCTCTTCTGTTATCAGTGATGCAGTAGAAAATAAAAAATTAATCAGTATGGACAACTGGAAAATGAATGCAACAGCTGCTGCAATTCCAATCATTTTCTTAGGAAGTATATTCAACAACTTACAACAATACACTGCTAGCCAAGATGTTGTTCAACGCTATCAAGCATCTGAATCACTTAAAGAAACATCACAATCTATTTGGACAAATGGACTTTTAGCGATCATTTCAGCACCACTCTTTTACGGTATGGGAACTGTGCTATATGTTTTCTATGCACAACATCAAACATTGCCAGAAAACTTTAATACATCATCTATCGTACCGTATTTCATCTTAACTGAAATGCCACCATTTGTTGCTGGTTTGCTCATTGCAGCCATCTTTGCAGCAGCACAATCAACCATTTCTTCAAGTTTAAACTCGATTGCAGCTTGTCTGTCTGTCGATATTAAACAGCGCTTTTTCGGTAAGAAGAGTAAAAAAGCAGAAGTACGCTTTGCACGTTTTGCAACAGTTGCCGTTGGTTTAATTGGTATGCTTATTTCACTTTATCTTATTGCAGCAGACTCAAATGATGTTTGGGACTTATTCTTATTGATTACTGGACTGTTTGGTGTACCGATTGCGGGTATTTTTGCAGTAGGTATCTTCACAAAACGTACACACGGTGTGGGTGTTATTATCGGTATCATCGTAGCAGTGATCGCAAGCTACTTCTTACAAGGTATCGGTGGTGCAGGTTCACCATTCTACGTATCGATTTTAGCATTTGTGATTGCGTTTGTAGTGGCTTATGTAGCAAGTCTTATTATTCCACAACCTAAGAAAGATATTTCTGGTCTTACTATTTTCGACAAACATGGTGAAGTAACTTATCGATCAAAACAGCATTAA
- a CDS encoding ABC transporter substrate-binding protein, which produces MKRLLFSLLALVFVLAACGQSGDGEKSKADMKALELKTADGSQKVDIPKDPKRIVVLAPTYAGGLKYLDANVKGVVESVDQSPVLEKHFKNVEKIGAEDVEKVATLKPDLILTYNTDKNVKKLEKIAPTLAIDYGQYNYVEQQELLGKIVGKEDKVKEWKADWEKQTQKDGKDIKKHLGEDTTVSIFEDFDKKIYAYGKNWGRGSEVIYQAFGLKMPTELEKATEKDGWKEISKEEVSKYAGDVVVSAQAKGSAEPEFQQTDMWKNLPAVKNDRVIKVDSNVYWYNDPYTLDIMRKGLKEQLMNK; this is translated from the coding sequence ATGAAAAGATTACTATTTTCTTTACTAGCGCTTGTTTTTGTTCTTGCTGCATGTGGCCAAAGTGGTGACGGTGAGAAGTCTAAGGCGGATATGAAAGCACTTGAATTAAAAACAGCAGATGGTTCACAAAAAGTAGATATTCCTAAAGATCCAAAACGTATTGTTGTATTAGCACCAACATATGCGGGTGGACTTAAATATTTAGATGCCAATGTTAAAGGCGTTGTTGAAAGTGTTGATCAAAGCCCAGTATTAGAAAAACACTTTAAAAATGTAGAAAAAATTGGCGCAGAAGATGTTGAAAAAGTAGCAACATTAAAACCAGACTTAATCTTAACTTATAACACAGATAAAAATGTTAAAAAGTTAGAGAAAATTGCACCAACACTTGCGATTGATTATGGTCAATATAACTATGTTGAACAACAAGAATTACTTGGTAAAATTGTTGGCAAAGAAGATAAAGTGAAAGAATGGAAAGCGGATTGGGAAAAACAAACACAAAAAGATGGTAAAGATATCAAGAAACATCTTGGTGAAGATACAACCGTTTCAATCTTTGAAGACTTCGATAAAAAAATCTATGCTTACGGTAAAAACTGGGGTCGTGGAAGCGAAGTTATTTATCAAGCATTTGGTTTAAAAATGCCTACTGAATTAGAAAAAGCGACAGAAAAAGATGGATGGAAAGAAATCTCTAAAGAAGAAGTTTCAAAATATGCGGGAGACGTTGTTGTCAGTGCTCAAGCAAAAGGTTCAGCTGAACCAGAATTCCAACAAACAGATATGTGGAAAAACTTACCTGCTGTTAAAAATGACCGTGTCATCAAAGTAGATTCAAATGTTTACTGGTATAACGATCCGTACACATTGGATATCATGCGCAAAGGCTTAAAAGAACAATTAATGAATAAATAA
- a CDS encoding YbaN family protein, which yields MRLLLVPVGVIFTLLGFAGAVLPLLPTTPFLLVAVICFAKSSDRLHDWLVKTRLYQAYVEDFRKYRGYTMRKKIQLLLSVYLVVGFSIWMVDILWVRIGLVIMLAIQTIALFTWVRTLPESHDNR from the coding sequence ATGCGGTTATTATTAGTACCGGTTGGCGTCATTTTTACACTACTCGGATTTGCTGGAGCCGTATTACCTCTATTACCAACAACACCATTTTTATTGGTTGCAGTGATCTGTTTTGCCAAAAGTTCAGATCGTCTGCATGATTGGTTAGTGAAAACACGTCTATATCAAGCGTATGTAGAAGATTTCCGTAAATATAGGGGCTATACTATGCGCAAAAAGATACAGTTATTGCTTAGTGTGTACCTCGTTGTCGGCTTTTCTATTTGGATGGTAGATATCTTATGGGTGCGTATCGGTTTGGTGATTATGTTGGCAATCCAAACAATCGCACTATTTACATGGGTGAGAACGCTCCCAGAAAGTCATGACAATCGTTAA
- a CDS encoding acyl-CoA dehydrogenase family protein: MKSVLVQTEIQREWIQKLEQQREKFQSYAQSNDEQSRFPYENIQWLVDSGYTQLTLPKEYGGAGATLEDMVVLQTVLGSMDGATALSIGWHVGLVGELFERQLWDKEVLDEFAEAVKTGALINRAVSEAETGSPTRGGRPSTHATLEGDTYTLNGVKTFTSMSLGLTHVIVAAYIPHKEKVGFFYIPKEAEGLEVADNWNVVGMRATESHDLILNDVKVHEKYLVEIKGEGPKYQNGWLLHIPSTYLGIAQAARDYAVDFSLTHSPNSIEGTISDLPVVQQNLGKMETKLIAARHMLWSTARAYQNLGENDNIAAETSASKIIVMNEGLDVVDIAMRIVGAKSLEMDRPLQRYYRDMRAGLHNPPMEDMAYTNIARGVLEERREQH; the protein is encoded by the coding sequence ATGAAATCGGTATTAGTTCAAACAGAAATACAACGCGAGTGGATTCAAAAGTTAGAGCAACAACGCGAGAAATTTCAGTCATATGCACAATCAAATGACGAACAAAGTCGCTTTCCATATGAGAACATTCAATGGCTTGTTGACTCAGGATACACGCAATTGACATTACCAAAAGAATATGGTGGTGCAGGTGCAACACTCGAAGATATGGTCGTTTTACAAACAGTCCTAGGATCTATGGATGGTGCAACAGCACTTTCAATTGGGTGGCACGTAGGACTTGTTGGTGAACTCTTTGAAAGACAATTATGGGATAAAGAAGTATTAGATGAATTTGCAGAGGCTGTTAAAACAGGTGCTTTAATTAACCGTGCAGTGAGTGAAGCGGAAACAGGTAGTCCAACACGTGGTGGTAGACCAAGTACACATGCTACATTAGAGGGTGACACGTATACATTGAATGGTGTTAAAACATTCACATCGATGAGCCTTGGTTTAACACATGTGATCGTTGCAGCTTATATTCCTCATAAAGAAAAAGTTGGTTTCTTCTATATTCCAAAAGAAGCAGAAGGACTGGAAGTAGCAGATAACTGGAATGTTGTAGGTATGAGAGCAACTGAAAGCCATGACTTAATCTTAAATGATGTGAAAGTTCACGAAAAATATTTGGTGGAAATTAAAGGAGAAGGACCTAAGTATCAAAATGGTTGGCTATTGCACATTCCAAGTACTTATTTAGGTATTGCCCAAGCAGCACGTGATTATGCAGTTGATTTCAGCTTAACGCATAGCCCGAATAGTATTGAGGGTACCATTAGTGATTTACCTGTTGTACAACAAAACTTAGGTAAAATGGAAACAAAACTCATTGCTGCACGCCATATGTTATGGAGTACAGCTCGCGCGTATCAAAATTTAGGTGAGAATGATAATATTGCAGCTGAAACATCAGCGAGCAAAATCATCGTTATGAATGAAGGATTAGATGTTGTGGACATCGCAATGCGTATTGTTGGTGCAAAGAGTCTTGAAATGGACAGACCTTTACAACGCTATTACCGTGACATGCGTGCTGGATTGCATAACCCGCCTATGGAAGATATGGCGTATACGAATATTGCACGTGGTGTCTTAGAAGAACGACGTGAACAACATTAA
- a CDS encoding MarR family transcriptional regulator produces the protein MEKYAVKDMKDLMIISYTSKNLQSAIKRQFNLTYEELFILTFIHENRAASYNVKDIIRASEFKPYYITKALQKLKELGFYRKKEMNKMNVQLL, from the coding sequence ATGGAAAAATACGCTGTTAAAGATATGAAAGATTTGATGATCATTAGTTACACGTCTAAAAATTTACAATCAGCAATCAAGCGTCAATTTAATTTGACATATGAAGAGTTATTCATTTTGACATTTATTCATGAGAATCGTGCGGCTTCATACAACGTCAAAGACATCATACGCGCTTCGGAATTCAAACCATATTACATTACAAAAGCACTTCAAAAGTTAAAAGAATTAGGATTTTATCGAAAAAAAGAAATGAACAAGATGAACGTACAGTTATTGTAG
- a CDS encoding DoxX family protein codes for MITRYATNLKVAKEMFDAAQPKLKGDEGMKQAFEQFNLQSELVKVVGAAEAAAAGLLGLSIFSKRFSQLGSIITLGVMGVAITKHLQAGHGKEGAQHAIDVAQLAGLSLVDTFTSKK; via the coding sequence ATGATTACAAGATATGCAACAAACTTAAAAGTAGCAAAAGAAATGTTCGATGCAGCACAACCTAAGTTAAAAGGTGACGAAGGGATGAAACAAGCATTTGAACAATTTAACTTACAATCAGAATTAGTAAAAGTAGTAGGGGCTGCGGAAGCGGCTGCCGCAGGTTTACTAGGTTTAAGTATTTTTAGTAAACGTTTCTCACAACTTGGTTCAATCATCACTTTAGGTGTGATGGGCGTTGCGATTACGAAACATTTACAAGCAGGTCATGGTAAAGAAGGCGCTCAACATGCAATTGATGTTGCACAACTTGCTGGTTTGAGCTTAGTAGATACATTCACTTCAAAAAAATAA
- a CDS encoding LLM class flavin-dependent oxidoreductase: protein MTKVEIGLTSFGDNQDIYTENGHTPAISNDERIRNIVEEIKLADEVGLDVYGLGEHHRPDYAVSDPGTVLAAAAVVTDHIKLSSAVTVLSSDDPVRVYQQFATIDGLSNGRAEIMAGRGSFIESFPLFGYDLNHYQQLFDEKLELLMMINKQAVIHWDGQLRPSIDGRGVYPRAVQKELPIWLATGGTPESSLKAGRLGLPITYAIIGGNPRRFARNVAMYRAAAESAGFDANQLQVATHSWGYIAETDEQAQREFYRPTEQHHNVLAKERGWPPFTMEHYQREVGPEGAMYVGSPETVAQKIIDTVEALGITRFMLHLPIGSMPHERTMNAIRLLGEEVKPMVDQYFLDKEGEK, encoded by the coding sequence GTGACAAAAGTAGAAATTGGTTTAACATCATTTGGTGATAATCAAGATATTTATACAGAAAATGGGCATACACCCGCTATTTCAAATGATGAACGTATTCGAAATATTGTAGAGGAAATTAAACTTGCCGATGAAGTTGGCTTGGATGTCTATGGATTAGGAGAACATCATCGACCTGATTATGCTGTGTCAGATCCTGGGACGGTACTTGCTGCGGCAGCGGTAGTAACAGATCATATTAAATTATCATCAGCCGTAACAGTTTTATCATCTGATGATCCTGTACGTGTATATCAACAATTTGCAACGATTGATGGCCTTTCCAATGGACGTGCGGAAATAATGGCAGGGCGAGGCTCATTTATTGAATCATTTCCGCTTTTTGGTTATGATTTAAATCATTACCAACAACTCTTCGATGAGAAGTTAGAGTTGTTGATGATGATTAATAAGCAAGCAGTGATTCATTGGGACGGTCAGCTACGTCCGAGTATCGATGGACGAGGTGTCTATCCACGTGCTGTGCAAAAAGAGCTACCTATTTGGTTGGCGACAGGTGGGACACCAGAATCGTCGTTAAAAGCAGGACGCTTAGGTCTACCGATTACTTATGCAATTATTGGAGGGAATCCAAGACGTTTTGCGCGAAATGTTGCGATGTATAGAGCAGCAGCTGAATCAGCAGGTTTTGATGCGAATCAATTACAAGTGGCAACACATTCATGGGGTTACATTGCTGAAACAGATGAACAAGCGCAACGTGAGTTTTACCGACCAACAGAACAGCATCATAATGTTTTAGCAAAAGAACGTGGATGGCCACCTTTTACAATGGAACACTATCAAAGAGAAGTCGGTCCAGAAGGTGCGATGTATGTCGGAAGTCCTGAAACAGTCGCACAAAAAATTATTGATACGGTGGAAGCATTAGGCATTACGCGTTTTATGCTACACTTGCCAATCGGATCTATGCCTCATGAACGTACGATGAATGCCATTCGCTTATTGGGTGAAGAGGTAAAACCAATGGTAGATCAATATTTTTTAGATAAAGAAGGAGAGAAATAA
- a CDS encoding PH domain-containing protein, with protein sequence MILDRVNPEDLFPTEKTGPSVLGKIEYTVNSQREFEGAYIATNERLIMNVDMNGQFYYRNIPYNEISSISFEDDTLWMGFEVGKVAMRHIQNEQIDDFINYVQQQINKYAGA encoded by the coding sequence ATGATTTTAGATAGAGTGAATCCAGAAGATTTATTTCCAACTGAGAAGACGGGCCCTTCTGTTTTGGGGAAAATTGAGTACACGGTGAATAGTCAGCGTGAATTTGAAGGGGCGTACATTGCGACAAATGAACGTTTGATTATGAATGTTGATATGAATGGCCAATTTTATTACCGCAATATTCCATATAATGAAATATCAAGTATCTCATTTGAAGATGATACGTTATGGATGGGGTTTGAAGTTGGTAAAGTAGCAATGAGACATATTCAAAATGAGCAGATAGATGATTTTATTAATTATGTACAACAACAAATCAATAAATATGCGGGTGCATAA